Proteins encoded within one genomic window of Oncorhynchus nerka isolate Pitt River linkage group LG9b, Oner_Uvic_2.0, whole genome shotgun sequence:
- the LOC115113999 gene encoding relaxin-3 receptor 1-like — translation MHQSNSSLLHLGQWACRGQEDAESPEQANMSGESLHNLSLDCWLHLLSRDSAPELYGDSANMTMRVVIALVYLVVCALGLVGNLLALFLLHSRHQLHHSSIDFFVRSLAVTDLQFVLTLPFWAVDTALDFRWPFGRVMCKIVSSVTTMNMYASVFFLTAMSVARYCSLASSLRISSPKMAAARAKWASFAIWVVSLAVTMPHAIYSTTVQVSADDELCLVRFSGSASGHWDSQILLGLYQTQKVLLGFVVPLVVISVCYLLLSRRVSGVVGSVGVMESSERSHQRRRSKVTRSVTILVLSFFLCWLPNQALTLWGVLIKFDLVPFSKAFYNAQAYAFPLTVCLAHTNSCLNPVLYCLMRQEYRAGLKELLLRVSLSIRNFLTLALRGKRVEEAPPSMVVTHKDVNV, via the exons ATGCATCAGAGTAACAGCAGTTTGCTCCACCTGGGTCAGTGGGCGTGTAGGGGTCAGGAGGACGCGGAGAGCCCAGAGCAGGCTAACATGTCCGGAGAATCGCTCCACAACCTCTCGTTGGACTGCtggctccatctcctctccagagACTCTGCTCCGGAGCTGTATGGGGACAGCGCGAACATGACG ATGCGAGTGGTCATTGCTCTGGTCTACCTGGTGGTGTGTGCTCTGGGGCTGGTGGGAAACCTCCTGGCCCTGTTCCTTCTCCACTCCCGCCACCAGTTGCACCACTCGTCTATTGACTTCTTTGTGAGGAGCCTGGCCGTGACTGACCTCCAGTTCGTCCTCACCCTGCCCTTCTGGGCTGTGGACACTGCCCTGGACTTCCGCTGGCCCTTCGGCAGGGTCATGTGTAAGATTGTCAGCTCTGTGACCACCATGAACATGTACGCTAGCGTCTTCTTCTTGACGGCCATGAGCGTGGCTCGCTACTGCTCCCTCGCCTCCTCACTGAGGATAAGCAGCCCCAAAATGGCTGCGGCTCGTGCCAAGTGGGCTAGTTTTGCCATCTGGGTGGTGTCACTGGCGGTCACGATGCCCCACGCCATCTACTCCACCACAGTCCAG GTGTCTGCGGATGATGAGCTGTGTCTCGTCCGGTTTTCTGGATCTGCCTCGGGTCACTGGGACTCTCAGATTCTACTGGGCCTCTACCAGACACAGAAAGTACTGCTGGGATTTGTGGTTCCCTTGGTAGTGATCAGCGTGTGTTACCTCCTCCTGAGCCGGCGAGTCAGTGGCGTAGTTGGCAGCGTTGGGGTCATGGAGAGTTCAGAGAGGTCCCATCAACGGCGCCGCTCCAAAGTGACCCGCTCAGTGACCATCTTGGtgctctccttcttcctctgctGGCTGCCCAACCAGGCTCTGACACTATGGGGAGTGCTGATCAAATTTGACCTGGTGCCCTTTAGTAAGGCCTTCTACAATGCCCAGGCCTATGCTTTCCCTCTGACTGTTTGCTTGGCTCACACCAACAGCTGCCTGAACCCCGTGCTGTACTGCCTGATGCGACAGGAGTACAGGGCCGGACTCAAGGAGCTGCTGCTCCGAGTCTCGCTGTCCATCAGGAACTTTCTCACCCTGGCTCTGAGGGGGAAAAGAGTGGAGGAGGCACCGCCTAGCATGGTGGTTACACACAAGGATGTCAACGTGTGA